From Camelus ferus isolate YT-003-E chromosome 18, BCGSAC_Cfer_1.0, whole genome shotgun sequence, one genomic window encodes:
- the ASPHD1 gene encoding LOW QUALITY PROTEIN: aspartate beta-hydroxylase domain-containing protein 1 (The sequence of the model RefSeq protein was modified relative to this genomic sequence to represent the inferred CDS: deleted 1 base in 1 codon), with protein MKEGNSPGGNQGAAMEGTGGELGGQGNWGLEDAPGLLARASLPIMPAWPLPLASSALTLLLGALTSLFLWYCYRLGSQDMQALGAGTRAGGVSGGPGACSEAGRPSPGSSGETGEGPRTEGLVSRRLRAYARRYSWAGMGRVRRAAQGGPGPGGGPGVLGIQRPGLLFLPDLPSAPFVPRDAQRHDVELLESSFPAILRDFGSVSWDFSGTTPLPRGWSPPLAPGCYQLLLYQAGRCQPSNCRRCPGAYRALRGLRSFMSANTFGNAGFSVLLPGARLEGRCGPTNARVRCHLGLKIPPGCELVVGGEPQCWAEGHCLLVDDSFLHTVAHNGSPEDGPRVVFIVDLWHPNVAGAERQALDFVFAPDP; from the exons ATGAAGGAG GGAAACAGCCCAGGGGGTAACCAGGGAGCAGCCATGGAGGGAACTGGTGGGGAATTGGGGGGACAGGGGAACTGGGGTCTGGAAGATGCCCCGGGCCTCTTGGCCAGGGCCTCCCTGCCAATCATGCCTGCATGGCCATTGCCTCTGGCTTCCTCTGCCCTTACCCTGCTCCTTGGAGCCCtcacttcccttttcctctggtACTGCTACCGCCTGGGCTCCCAAGACATgcaggccctgggagctgggactCGGGCTGGGGGTGTCAGTGGTGGGCCT GGGGCTTGCTCTGAGGCTGGCAGGCCAAGCCCAGGGAGCTCTGGGGAGACTGGGGAAGGACCTAGGACAGAAGGCCTAGTGAGCCGTCGCCTTCGGGCCTATGCCAGGCGCTACTCCTGGGCAGGTATGGGTAGGGTGAGGCGGGCAGCTCAGGGtggcccaggccctgggggagggccaGGGGTCCTGGGCATTCAGCGCCCAGGCCTGCTTTTCCTGCCAGACCTGCCCTCAGCCCCCTTTGTGCCACGGGATGCCCAGCGGCATGATGTGGAACTCTTGGAGAGCAGCTTCCCTGCCATTTTGCGGGACTTTGGGTCTGTGAGCTGGGACTTCTCAGGGACTACCCCTCTGCCTCGGGGCTggtccccacccctggcccctgggTGCTACCAGCTCCTGCTGTACCAAGCAGGCCGGTGCCAACCCAGCAACTGCCGCCGGTGCCCAGGAGCCTATCGGGCACTGAGGGGCCTTCGAAGCTTTATGAGTGCCAACACCTTCGGCAATGCTGGCTTCTCTGTCCTCCTGCCTGGGGCCCGACTCGAGGGCCGCTGTGGGCCCACCAATGCCCGGGTCAGATGCCATCTGG GCCTGAAGATCCCCCCTGGCTGTGAGCTGGTGGTTGGGGGTGAGCCCCAGTGCTGGGCTGAGGGACACTGTCTACTGGTGGATGATTCCTTCCTGCACACAGTGGCTCATAATG GCTCTCCTGAAGATGGGCCTCGAGTGGTCTTCATCGTGGACCTCTGGCACCCCAATGTGGCTGGGGCCGAACGCCAGGCCCTCGACTTTGTCTTCGCACCAGACCCTTGA